The Etheostoma spectabile isolate EspeVRDwgs_2016 chromosome 1, UIUC_Espe_1.0, whole genome shotgun sequence genome has a segment encoding these proteins:
- the lims1 gene encoding LIM and senescent cell antigen-like-containing domain protein 1 isoform X2, which produces MLGVAGMTGSIANALASAACERCKSGFAPTEKIVNSNGELYHEQCFVCAQCFQQFPDGLFYEFEGRKYCEHDFQMLFAPCCHQCGEFIIGRVIKAMNNSWHPDCFCCDICQAVLADVGFVKNAGRHLCRPCHNREKARGLGKYICQKCHAIIEEQPLIFKNDPYHPDHFNCSNCGKELTVEARELKGELFCLPCHDKMGVPICGACRRPIEGRVVNAMGKQWHVEHFVCAKCEKPFLGHRHYERKGLAYCETHYNQLFGDVCYHCNRVIEGDVVSALNKAWCVSCFSCSTCHTKLTLKNKFVEFDMKPVCKKCYEKFPLELKKRLKKLAESLGRK; this is translated from the exons ATGCTGGGGGTGGCTGGAATGACGGGCAG CATTGCTAATGCCCTGGCCAGTGCAGCCTGTGAGCGATGTAAGAGTGGCTTTGCTCCAACTGAGAAGATTGTCAACAGTAATGGAGAGCTGTACCATGAGCAGTGCTTTGTGTGTGCTCAGTGTTTTCAGCAGTTCCCAGATGGACTCTTCTATGAG TTTGAAGGAAGAAAATATTGTGAACATGACTTCCAGATGCTCTTCGCCCCTTGCTGTCATCAGTGTG GGGAGTTCATCATTGGTCGTGTGATTAAGGCCATGAACAATAGTTGGCACCCTGACTGCTTCTGTTGTGACATTTGCCAGGCTGTACTTGCAGACGTGGGGTTTGTCAAAAATGCTGGCAG GCACCTGTGTCGACCATGCCATAACCGCGAGAAAGCTCGTGGCCTGGGCAAGTATATCTGCCAGAAGTGCCATGCCATCATTGAGGAGCAGCCACTGATTTTTAAGAATGACCCATATCACCCAGACCACTTCAACTGCAGCAACTGTGG GAAAGAATTGACAGTTGAAGCCAGGGAACTCAAGGGAGAGCTCTTCTGTTTGCCCTGCCACGACAAGATGGGCGTACCAATCTGTGGCGCCTGCAGGAGACCTATTGAGGGGCGTGTCGTCAATGCCATGGGCAAGCAGTGGCATGTGGAG catTTTGTGTGTGCCAAGTGTGAGAAGCCTTTCCTCGGTCATCGGCATTACGAGAGGAAGGGATTGGCTTACTGTGAGACTCATTATAACCAG CTCTTCGGCGATGTGTGTTACCACTGCAACCGTGTGATTGAAGGTGATG TGGTGTCTGCTCTCAACAAGGCCTGGTGTGTCAGTTGTTTCTCATGCTCcacctgccacacaaaactcaCTCTCAA GAACAAGTTTGTTGAGTTTGACATGAAGCCTGTTTGTAAAAAGTGTTATGAGAAGTTTCCTCTGGAGCTGAAGAAAAGGCTCAAGAAGCTAGCGGAGTCCTTGGGACGCAAGTGA
- the lims1 gene encoding LIM and senescent cell antigen-like-containing domain protein 1 isoform X1 — translation MLGVAGMTGSIANALASAACERCKSGFAPTEKIVNSNGELYHEQCFVCAQCFQQFPDGLFYEFEGRKYCEHDFQMLFAPCCHQCGEFIIGRVIKAMNNSWHPDCFCCDICQAVLADVGFVKNAGRHLCRPCHNREKARGLGKYICQKCHAIIEEQPLIFKNDPYHPDHFNCSNCGKELTVEARELKGELFCLPCHDKMGVPICGACRRPIEGRVVNAMGKQWHVEHFVCAKCEKPFLGHRHYERKGLAYCETHYNQLFGDVCYHCNRVIEGDVVSALNKAWCVSCFSCSTCHTKLTLKDKFVEIDLKPVCKHCYEHMPEELKRRLARRERDAKDRKKKAAVCL, via the exons ATGCTGGGGGTGGCTGGAATGACGGGCAG CATTGCTAATGCCCTGGCCAGTGCAGCCTGTGAGCGATGTAAGAGTGGCTTTGCTCCAACTGAGAAGATTGTCAACAGTAATGGAGAGCTGTACCATGAGCAGTGCTTTGTGTGTGCTCAGTGTTTTCAGCAGTTCCCAGATGGACTCTTCTATGAG TTTGAAGGAAGAAAATATTGTGAACATGACTTCCAGATGCTCTTCGCCCCTTGCTGTCATCAGTGTG GGGAGTTCATCATTGGTCGTGTGATTAAGGCCATGAACAATAGTTGGCACCCTGACTGCTTCTGTTGTGACATTTGCCAGGCTGTACTTGCAGACGTGGGGTTTGTCAAAAATGCTGGCAG GCACCTGTGTCGACCATGCCATAACCGCGAGAAAGCTCGTGGCCTGGGCAAGTATATCTGCCAGAAGTGCCATGCCATCATTGAGGAGCAGCCACTGATTTTTAAGAATGACCCATATCACCCAGACCACTTCAACTGCAGCAACTGTGG GAAAGAATTGACAGTTGAAGCCAGGGAACTCAAGGGAGAGCTCTTCTGTTTGCCCTGCCACGACAAGATGGGCGTACCAATCTGTGGCGCCTGCAGGAGACCTATTGAGGGGCGTGTCGTCAATGCCATGGGCAAGCAGTGGCATGTGGAG catTTTGTGTGTGCCAAGTGTGAGAAGCCTTTCCTCGGTCATCGGCATTACGAGAGGAAGGGATTGGCTTACTGTGAGACTCATTATAACCAG CTCTTCGGCGATGTGTGTTACCACTGCAACCGTGTGATTGAAGGTGATG TGGTGTCTGCTCTCAACAAGGCCTGGTGTGTCAGTTGTTTCTCATGCTCcacctgccacacaaaactcaCTCTCAA AGATAAGTTTGTTGAAATTGACCTGAAGCCGGTATGCAAGCACTGCTATGAGCACATGCCTGAGGAGCTGAAACGACGCTTGGCTCGGCGTGAGCGGGATGCCAAAGACCGCAAGAAAAaagctgctgtctgtctgtag